One genomic segment of Cellulophaga sp. HaHaR_3_176 includes these proteins:
- a CDS encoding thioredoxin family protein, producing MKKILFVAMLFCGVTVYSQNWNVNFEEAKAIANKNKKPIILVFSGSDWCAPCIKLDKDIWQSAEFKKYSDENYVLYKADFPKRKSNKLSDDLENQNKKLAEKYNSKGYFPLVVILDSENNVLGKTGYKKINSKAYISLLNSFLD from the coding sequence ATGAAGAAGATACTTTTTGTTGCCATGCTTTTTTGTGGGGTTACGGTTTATAGTCAAAATTGGAATGTGAATTTTGAAGAAGCAAAGGCTATTGCAAACAAGAATAAAAAACCAATTATTCTTGTTTTTTCAGGATCAGATTGGTGTGCGCCATGTATAAAGTTAGATAAAGACATTTGGCAGTCTGCGGAGTTTAAAAAATACTCAGATGAAAATTATGTGCTCTACAAGGCTGATTTTCCCAAAAGAAAATCGAATAAGCTTTCAGATGATTTAGAAAATCAAAATAAAAAATTAGCAGAAAAATATAACTCCAAAGGGTACTTTCCTTTAGTAGTTATTTTAGATTCTGAAAATAATGTTTTAGGAAAAACTGGTTATAAAAAAATAAATTCTAAAGCATATATTTCCTTATTAAATTCATTTTTAGATTGA
- a CDS encoding calcium/sodium antiporter, which translates to MQDILFIVAGLALLVFGGNWLLKSAVALSLRLKIPKIVIGMTVVSFATSAPELIVSIKAALDGFPDLALGNVVGSNIANIALVLGITILLGAIDVKKSFYTTDWPVMMLASLVFFGFIYFDHEIQQYEGVLMVVFLLAFLIYILRFQKQAVEDEMPEDDVLLPNWKTALFLALGGVALWGGSELLIKGAVGLASFYGVSERVIAVTVVSIGTSIPELAASIIAVIKKEKAISLGNLIGSNIFNLLAVLGITSIITPIKLVDERLLDNDILWMLGISFVLLPLVFFPKKMRLGKWEGLILLIAYIVFVYFTI; encoded by the coding sequence ATGCAAGACATTTTATTTATTGTTGCAGGTTTAGCTTTATTGGTGTTTGGTGGTAATTGGTTGCTGAAATCGGCTGTAGCTTTATCTCTACGCTTAAAGATTCCGAAAATAGTTATAGGTATGACAGTTGTTTCATTTGCAACTTCGGCACCAGAACTTATAGTAAGTATTAAAGCCGCTTTAGATGGCTTTCCTGACTTAGCTTTAGGTAATGTAGTTGGTTCTAATATTGCTAATATTGCTTTGGTTTTAGGGATAACGATACTATTAGGAGCTATAGATGTGAAAAAGAGTTTTTATACGACCGATTGGCCTGTAATGATGCTAGCTTCTTTAGTTTTTTTTGGTTTTATATATTTTGATCATGAAATTCAACAATACGAGGGAGTGTTGATGGTTGTTTTTTTGTTAGCTTTTTTAATATATATATTACGTTTTCAAAAACAAGCTGTTGAAGATGAAATGCCTGAAGACGATGTTTTGTTACCTAATTGGAAAACCGCCTTGTTTTTAGCTTTAGGTGGTGTCGCACTTTGGGGAGGGTCAGAGTTATTAATAAAAGGAGCAGTTGGTTTAGCTAGTTTTTACGGGGTTAGTGAGCGTGTAATAGCCGTAACCGTTGTTTCTATAGGTACAAGTATTCCAGAGTTAGCAGCATCTATAATTGCAGTTATTAAAAAAGAGAAAGCTATTTCATTAGGGAATTTAATAGGATCTAATATTTTTAATTTATTAGCCGTTTTAGGTATAACCTCTATAATAACGCCAATAAAATTAGTAGATGAAAGGTTGTTAGATAATGATATATTATGGATGCTAGGTATATCTTTTGTATTATTACCGTTAGTATTCTTTCCTAAAAAAATGCGTTTAGGCAAATGGGAAGGTTTAATACTTTTAATCGCTTATATTGTATTTGTATACTTTACAATTTAA
- a CDS encoding GntR family transcriptional regulator, with protein sequence MIHIKKEKGTPKYKQIIASIENAILSGTLKKGDQLPSLNSIRDTNELSRDTVLTAFNELKSRGIIESIVGKGYYILSDDIHVHLKIFLLFDEFNSFKEDLYNAFIHELDKNVRVDIYFHHFNEDMFSKLISENKGSYNYYVLMPANLKNTHNAINELPNDKVYILDQTHPELSNYSSIYQNFEKDLILNLTKALSLIKKYSKIILLFDEKKQPEGMLIGFHKFCKTNKIENEVIHSLKNSILDKNSVYIIPDDKNLLRFIKKVKEESLILSKNVGLISYNETLLKEIVAGGITTISTDFSAMGKQLAQMILNKKHLKIENTHNLIIRNSL encoded by the coding sequence ATGATTCATATTAAAAAAGAAAAAGGAACTCCTAAATACAAACAAATCATAGCATCTATTGAAAATGCTATATTATCTGGTACTTTAAAAAAAGGAGATCAACTACCTTCATTAAATAGTATCCGAGATACCAACGAATTATCTAGAGATACCGTTTTAACAGCCTTTAATGAATTAAAATCAAGAGGGATAATTGAATCTATTGTTGGCAAAGGTTATTACATATTAAGCGATGATATACATGTACACCTAAAAATATTTCTACTTTTTGATGAATTTAATTCCTTTAAAGAAGATTTGTACAATGCTTTTATACATGAATTAGATAAAAATGTGCGAGTCGATATTTACTTTCATCATTTTAATGAAGATATGTTTTCTAAGCTAATAAGCGAAAATAAAGGCTCATATAATTATTATGTATTAATGCCTGCTAACTTAAAAAACACCCATAATGCAATTAACGAATTACCTAACGATAAGGTTTACATACTCGATCAAACACACCCAGAATTAAGTAATTATTCAAGTATTTATCAAAACTTTGAAAAAGATTTAATTTTAAACCTTACCAAAGCACTATCACTTATTAAAAAGTATAGTAAAATTATTTTGCTTTTTGATGAAAAAAAACAACCTGAAGGAATGTTAATTGGATTCCATAAATTCTGTAAAACTAATAAAATAGAGAATGAAGTTATTCATTCTTTAAAAAACAGCATACTTGACAAAAACTCAGTTTACATTATTCCTGATGATAAAAACTTGTTACGATTTATAAAAAAAGTAAAAGAAGAATCACTAATACTTTCAAAAAACGTAGGCTTGATTTCTTATAATGAAACTTTGCTTAAAGAAATTGTTGCAGGCGGAATAACAACAATCTCAACTGATTTTTCTGCAATGGGAAAACAATTAGCACAAATGATTTTAAATAAAAAACATTTAAAAATAGAAAACACCCACAACCTAATTATAAGAAATTCTTTATAA
- the galK gene encoding galactokinase: protein MNKAFIKTIKKGFTTQFNAIPTLIFSPGRINIIGEHTDYNDGFVFPAAVNKGIITAIHKSESNSSFAYAIDKNELLEFSLNDIKPLPKGTWQNYVIGVVAEMQKKGITIGNFNIAFGGNIPAGAGMSSSAALENSVVFGLNEIFKLSLSKEDMIFISQNAEHNYAGVKCGIMDQYASMFGIKNNALLLDCRTIQAKPFEIDFKDYELILINTNVKHNLSDSAYNNRRSICEKIVKLLKVKALRDVSEDDLKLIAHKISVEDFEKAHYIIQENNRVLLASDAILKGDLKTLGKLLYASHNGLQNKFKVSCDELDFLVEQAKLNPHILGARMMGGGFGGCTINLISKSATAAFKTHISKVYKNKFNINCSIYTVSLSNGTHVIK from the coding sequence ATGAATAAAGCCTTCATTAAAACCATTAAAAAAGGATTCACAACCCAATTTAATGCTATTCCGACATTAATTTTTTCTCCTGGAAGAATTAATATTATTGGAGAACACACTGATTATAACGATGGTTTTGTATTTCCTGCAGCTGTAAATAAAGGTATTATTACAGCAATACATAAAAGTGAATCAAATAGCTCATTTGCTTATGCTATAGACAAAAATGAGTTATTAGAGTTTTCTTTAAATGACATAAAACCATTACCTAAAGGTACTTGGCAAAATTACGTCATAGGTGTTGTAGCTGAAATGCAAAAAAAGGGAATTACAATTGGTAATTTTAATATTGCTTTTGGAGGTAATATTCCTGCTGGAGCAGGTATGTCATCATCAGCCGCTTTAGAAAATAGTGTTGTTTTCGGTTTAAATGAAATTTTTAAACTAAGCTTATCTAAAGAAGATATGATTTTTATTTCGCAAAATGCTGAACATAATTATGCTGGCGTAAAATGTGGAATTATGGATCAGTACGCAAGTATGTTCGGCATTAAAAACAACGCACTACTACTCGATTGCAGAACAATACAAGCTAAACCATTTGAAATAGATTTTAAAGACTACGAGCTTATTTTAATAAATACAAACGTTAAACATAACCTATCAGATAGCGCATATAATAACAGACGCTCGATTTGCGAAAAAATAGTAAAACTTTTAAAAGTTAAAGCACTGAGAGATGTATCTGAAGATGATTTAAAATTGATTGCACATAAAATTAGTGTTGAAGATTTTGAAAAAGCACACTATATAATACAAGAAAATAATAGGGTTTTATTAGCCTCAGATGCAATACTTAAAGGTGATTTAAAAACTCTTGGCAAATTATTATACGCTTCACATAATGGTTTACAAAATAAATTTAAAGTAAGTTGTGATGAGTTAGACTTTCTAGTTGAACAAGCCAAATTAAATCCGCATATTCTAGGAGCTAGAATGATGGGTGGTGGTTTTGGAGGCTGTACAATTAACCTTATTTCAAAATCAGCTACAGCTGCTTTTAAAACACATATTTCTAAGGTTTATAAAAATAAATTTAATATAAATTGTTCCATATACACCGTATCCCTTTCTAACGGGACTCATGTTATAAAATAA
- a CDS encoding UDP-glucose--hexose-1-phosphate uridylyltransferase — MNTDLQDYSHKRLNILTNEWVLVSPHRAKRPWQGQNEEIIKVKASAHDLSCYLCAGNKRINGEQNPDYKNVFVFINDFAALQKDSKSFEVNDGLLTAQSETGICKVVCFSHDHSKSLADLTAEEIQKVVFAWQKEFKELRENDTINYIQIFENKGAVMGCSNPHPHGQIWSQSTLPNEVAKKDKQQQSYFLKNKTSLLGDYLSQELKKRERIIFENDAFVVLVPFWAVWPFETMIIPKTHQPNIADLNAKEALLFAEAISVITKAYDKLFNTSFPYSSGIHQSPTNNKNNNHWHWHMSFYPPLLRSATVKKFMVGYEMFGSPQRDISAEQAAESLRKVL, encoded by the coding sequence ATGAATACAGATTTACAAGATTATTCTCATAAACGCTTAAACATACTTACTAATGAATGGGTTTTAGTATCACCACACAGAGCTAAAAGACCGTGGCAAGGGCAAAATGAAGAAATCATTAAAGTTAAAGCATCTGCTCATGACCTTTCATGTTATTTATGTGCTGGCAATAAAAGAATTAATGGAGAACAAAACCCCGATTATAAAAACGTTTTTGTTTTTATAAACGATTTTGCTGCATTACAAAAAGACTCAAAATCTTTTGAAGTTAATGATGGTTTACTAACAGCACAGAGTGAAACAGGTATTTGCAAAGTAGTTTGTTTTAGTCATGACCATTCTAAAAGTCTTGCTGATTTAACCGCTGAAGAAATTCAAAAAGTAGTTTTTGCCTGGCAAAAAGAATTTAAAGAGTTAAGAGAAAATGATACTATAAATTATATACAAATTTTCGAAAACAAAGGTGCTGTTATGGGCTGCAGCAACCCTCATCCGCATGGGCAAATCTGGAGCCAATCGACCCTACCTAATGAAGTTGCTAAAAAAGATAAGCAACAACAGTCTTATTTTTTAAAAAACAAGACGAGTTTACTTGGTGATTATCTCTCACAAGAGCTTAAAAAAAGAGAGCGTATCATTTTTGAAAATGATGCTTTCGTAGTTCTTGTGCCTTTTTGGGCTGTTTGGCCTTTTGAAACAATGATTATTCCTAAAACGCACCAACCTAATATTGCTGATTTAAATGCCAAAGAAGCGTTGCTATTTGCTGAAGCTATTTCAGTTATTACAAAGGCGTATGACAAACTATTTAATACTTCGTTTCCCTATTCAAGTGGGATACATCAGTCACCAACAAATAATAAAAATAATAACCACTGGCATTGGCATATGAGTTTCTATCCACCGTTATTAAGAAGTGCTACTGTAAAAAAATTTATGGTAGGCTATGAAATGTTTGGCTCTCCACAAAGAGATATTTCGGCAGAACAAGCTGCTGAGAGTTTAAGGAAGGTTTTATAA
- a CDS encoding AIR synthase related protein, translated as MSSSSSERYNQRGVSASKEDVHNAIKNIDKGLFPQAFCKIVPDYLTNDEDYALVMHADGAGTKSSLAYMYWKETGDISVWKGIAQDALIMNIDDLICVGATDNIMLSSTIGRNKNKIPGEVLSAIINGTEELISDLKNHGITIHSTGGETADVGDLVRTIIVDSTVTARIKRSDVIDNANIKAGDVIVGLESFGQASYEKGYNGGMGSNGLTSARHDVFSKYLADKYPESFDADVPEDLVYSGNVKLTDAVKDSPLDAGKLVLSPTRTYAPIVKKVLEKFSSNEINGMVHCSGGAQTKILHFVENLHIIKDNLFEVPPLFNLIQEQSGTDWKEMYQVFNCGHRLEFYVNESIASDIIAIADSFGVKGKIVGRVEESTSKKLTIISDKGTFKY; from the coding sequence ATGAGTTCGTCAAGCAGTGAAAGATATAATCAAAGAGGTGTTTCTGCTTCTAAAGAAGATGTGCATAATGCTATAAAAAATATAGACAAAGGTTTGTTTCCTCAAGCTTTTTGTAAAATAGTACCTGATTATTTAACAAATGATGAGGATTATGCATTAGTAATGCATGCCGATGGTGCTGGTACAAAATCATCTTTAGCATATATGTATTGGAAAGAAACTGGAGATATATCTGTTTGGAAAGGGATTGCTCAAGATGCTCTGATAATGAATATTGACGATTTAATTTGTGTAGGAGCGACAGATAATATTATGCTTTCTTCAACAATCGGGAGAAATAAAAATAAGATACCAGGAGAGGTTCTTTCTGCTATTATTAATGGTACAGAAGAATTGATTTCTGATTTAAAAAATCACGGAATTACAATACATTCTACAGGTGGTGAAACCGCTGATGTTGGAGATTTGGTAAGAACAATTATTGTAGACTCTACAGTAACTGCTCGTATTAAAAGGAGTGATGTTATTGATAACGCAAATATTAAAGCAGGTGACGTTATTGTTGGTTTAGAATCATTCGGTCAAGCATCTTATGAAAAAGGATATAATGGCGGAATGGGAAGTAATGGATTAACATCTGCAAGACATGATGTTTTTTCAAAATACTTAGCAGATAAATATCCAGAAAGTTTTGATGCCGATGTTCCTGAAGATTTAGTGTATTCAGGTAATGTGAAATTAACTGATGCCGTAAAAGACTCTCCATTAGATGCTGGTAAATTAGTATTATCACCTACAAGAACATATGCGCCAATAGTTAAGAAAGTATTAGAGAAGTTTTCTTCTAATGAAATTAATGGTATGGTACATTGTAGTGGAGGAGCACAAACAAAGATTCTTCATTTTGTAGAAAACCTACATATTATAAAAGATAATTTATTTGAAGTGCCTCCATTGTTTAATTTAATACAAGAACAATCAGGTACAGACTGGAAAGAGATGTATCAAGTTTTTAACTGTGGCCATCGATTAGAATTTTATGTAAATGAGAGCATCGCTTCAGATATAATAGCAATAGCAGATAGTTTTGGTGTAAAAGGTAAAATTGTAGGTAGAGTAGAAGAAAGTACTTCGAAAAAATTAACCATTATTAGCGATAAAGGAACTTTTAAGTATTAA
- a CDS encoding glutamine synthetase III, with translation MSKMRFDALSKIQERQRITIEEKGRRSELFGVNVFNQERMLQYLTKDALDSVRSAMFSGSKIDRKIADQVAESMKAWAITMGATHYTHWFQPLTGSTAEKHDAFFDLLPDGRALEKFGGGQLVQQEPDASSFPSGGIRNTFEARGYTAWDPTSPAFIYGTTLCIPTIFVSYTGEALDNKAPLLRALSAVDEAATAVAKYFDKNVSKVNATLGWEQEYFLIDKALAYSRPDIVMTGRTLIGHQAAKGQQLDDHYFGVIPERVLSFISDLEKECTKLGIPVKTRHNEVAPNQFELAPVFEEANLAVDHNLLLMDVMDKIADKHNFKVLFHEKPFAGINGSGKHNNWSLATDTGVNLLSPGSTPMKNLQFLTFFINTIKAVDNYEELLRSSIASASNDYRLGANEAPPAIFSIFVGSQLSSVLDELEGVSQGKLSPEEKTELKLNVVGKIPEILLDNTDRNRTSPFAFTGNKFEMRGVGAKTNCAKPMTVLNTIMAKQLKDFKKEVDSLIDKKSLKKDEAVFNILREYIKTSKRIRFDGDGYSDEWEKEAQRRKLSNNKNTPSALKVLTSKETIALFKSMNVMSEIEISARKEVELETYIFQTQIEGRVYNEIVYNHVIPAAIDYQNILIKNVMGLKDIYGAAHKKLSDGQLTIIEQIAEHIADVKKLSDLMTDARRSANAQKDISKKAFAYCDNVKPYYDQIRSHCDKLESLIDDRLWPFTKYRELLFQK, from the coding sequence ATGTCTAAAATGAGGTTTGATGCTCTTTCTAAAATTCAAGAAAGACAGCGTATTACAATAGAAGAAAAAGGTAGAAGATCTGAGTTGTTTGGAGTTAATGTGTTTAATCAAGAAAGAATGCTCCAATATTTAACAAAAGATGCTTTAGATAGTGTTAGGAGTGCTATGTTTTCGGGATCAAAAATAGACAGAAAAATAGCAGATCAAGTAGCCGAATCTATGAAAGCTTGGGCTATAACAATGGGGGCAACTCATTATACGCACTGGTTTCAGCCATTAACAGGTTCTACAGCTGAGAAACATGATGCTTTTTTTGATTTGCTACCAGATGGTAGAGCATTAGAAAAATTTGGAGGAGGACAATTAGTACAGCAAGAGCCAGACGCATCTAGCTTCCCTAGTGGTGGGATTAGAAATACGTTTGAAGCACGTGGTTATACTGCATGGGATCCTACATCACCTGCATTTATATATGGTACAACTTTATGTATACCTACTATTTTTGTTTCATACACGGGCGAAGCTTTAGATAATAAAGCACCATTGTTAAGAGCGTTAAGTGCTGTTGATGAAGCGGCGACAGCTGTAGCAAAATATTTTGATAAAAATGTATCTAAAGTTAATGCTACTTTAGGTTGGGAGCAAGAATATTTTTTAATAGATAAGGCTCTTGCTTATTCTAGACCAGATATTGTAATGACAGGTAGAACTTTAATTGGTCACCAAGCGGCAAAAGGTCAACAATTAGATGATCATTATTTTGGGGTTATTCCAGAAAGGGTGTTGAGCTTTATTAGTGATCTTGAAAAAGAATGTACAAAACTTGGTATTCCAGTAAAAACAAGACATAATGAGGTGGCTCCTAATCAATTTGAATTAGCGCCAGTTTTTGAAGAGGCAAACTTAGCTGTTGATCATAACCTGTTATTAATGGATGTGATGGACAAAATAGCTGATAAGCATAATTTTAAAGTACTTTTTCATGAAAAACCATTTGCAGGTATAAACGGTTCGGGTAAACATAATAATTGGTCTTTAGCAACAGATACAGGGGTTAATTTATTAAGTCCAGGTTCTACACCAATGAAAAATCTTCAGTTTTTAACCTTCTTTATTAATACGATAAAGGCGGTAGATAATTATGAAGAGTTGTTACGTTCATCTATAGCATCAGCTAGTAATGATTATAGGTTAGGAGCAAATGAAGCACCACCGGCAATATTTTCAATTTTTGTAGGTAGTCAGTTAAGTAGCGTATTAGACGAATTAGAAGGTGTCTCTCAAGGGAAATTATCACCTGAAGAAAAAACAGAATTGAAGTTGAATGTAGTTGGTAAAATTCCAGAAATTCTACTTGATAATACCGATAGAAATAGAACATCGCCTTTTGCTTTTACAGGTAATAAATTTGAAATGCGTGGTGTTGGTGCTAAAACCAATTGTGCTAAGCCTATGACGGTTTTGAACACTATTATGGCTAAGCAACTTAAAGATTTTAAAAAAGAAGTTGATTCTTTAATTGATAAAAAGAGCTTAAAGAAAGATGAGGCTGTTTTTAATATTTTAAGAGAATATATAAAAACTTCAAAAAGAATTCGTTTTGATGGTGATGGGTATAGTGATGAATGGGAGAAAGAAGCACAAAGAAGAAAGTTAAGTAATAATAAAAATACCCCTAGCGCACTTAAAGTACTAACTTCAAAAGAAACCATTGCATTATTCAAATCGATGAATGTGATGAGTGAAATTGAAATTTCAGCTAGAAAGGAAGTAGAATTAGAAACTTATATTTTTCAAACACAAATTGAAGGTAGGGTTTATAATGAAATTGTATACAACCATGTAATTCCAGCAGCTATTGATTATCAGAATATTTTGATTAAAAATGTGATGGGGCTAAAAGATATTTATGGTGCAGCACATAAAAAATTATCAGACGGTCAATTAACTATTATTGAGCAAATTGCAGAGCATATTGCTGATGTAAAAAAATTATCAGATTTGATGACGGATGCAAGAAGGAGTGCAAATGCACAAAAAGATATTAGTAAAAAGGCTTTTGCATATTGTGATAATGTAAAACCGTATTACGATCAGATAAGATCGCATTGCGATAAGCTAGAAAGTTTAATTGATGATAGGCTTTGGCCTTTTACAAAGTATAGAGAATTGCTGTTTCAAAAGTAA
- a CDS encoding glutamine synthetase beta-grasp domain-containing protein: protein MAKIKLEYIWLDGYFPTQNMRSKTKVEEHEDFKGTIEELGNWSFDGSSTKQASGGASDCILKPVAIYPDPARINGYLVMTEVLNADGTPHESNARATIEDDDNDFWFGFEQEYFIMDTDTDLPLGFPRGGYPAPQGMYYCSVGGKNTHGRDFVEEHADLCIEAGLNFEGINQEVASGQWEFQLFAKGAKKAGDEIWIARYLLDRLTEGRGMYIEYHPKPLGKDMDWNGSGMHANFSNEVLRTCGDKDVYAKICEAFRPVVKEHIAVYGEFNDQRLTGLHETASIHDFSWGVSDRGASIRIPIIAVEKGYKGWLEDRRPSSNGDPYKIAGRIIKTVKSAKL, encoded by the coding sequence ATGGCTAAGATTAAATTAGAATACATCTGGTTAGATGGATACTTCCCAACGCAAAACATGCGTAGTAAAACAAAAGTTGAAGAGCATGAAGACTTCAAAGGAACAATTGAAGAATTAGGAAATTGGTCTTTTGACGGATCTTCTACAAAACAAGCTTCTGGAGGAGCATCTGACTGTATTTTAAAGCCAGTTGCAATTTACCCTGATCCAGCTCGTATCAATGGTTATTTAGTAATGACAGAGGTTTTAAATGCTGATGGAACTCCACACGAATCTAACGCTCGTGCAACTATTGAAGATGATGATAATGATTTCTGGTTCGGATTTGAGCAAGAATACTTTATTATGGATACTGATACTGATTTACCTTTAGGTTTCCCAAGAGGTGGTTACCCAGCTCCACAAGGTATGTACTATTGTTCAGTTGGTGGAAAAAATACTCACGGACGTGATTTTGTTGAAGAGCATGCTGATTTATGTATTGAAGCTGGATTAAACTTTGAAGGTATTAACCAAGAGGTTGCTTCAGGACAATGGGAATTCCAATTGTTTGCTAAAGGTGCTAAAAAAGCAGGTGATGAAATTTGGATTGCAAGATACTTATTAGATCGTTTAACTGAAGGTCGCGGAATGTACATTGAGTACCACCCAAAACCATTAGGAAAAGATATGGATTGGAATGGTTCAGGTATGCATGCTAACTTCTCTAACGAAGTTTTAAGAACTTGTGGAGATAAAGATGTTTACGCAAAAATATGTGAAGCTTTCCGCCCAGTAGTAAAAGAACATATTGCTGTTTACGGTGAGTTTAACGACCAACGTTTAACTGGTTTACATGAAACTGCATCTATCCATGATTTCTCTTGGGGAGTTTCTGATAGAGGTGCATCAATCCGTATTCCAATTATAGCTGTAGAAAAAGGATACAAAGGATGGTTAGAAGATCGTCGTCCATCTTCAAACGGTGACCCATACAAAATTGCAGGTAGAATTATTAAAACAGTTAAATCTGCTAAATTATAA
- a CDS encoding SsrA-binding protein yields MKKSLFKFLAKINKVLLPSFSKKNLDLSKASKFQLAIIGWRYFVTTNAID; encoded by the coding sequence ATGAAAAAGTCTCTATTTAAATTTTTAGCCAAAATAAATAAGGTACTACTTCCTTCTTTCTCTAAAAAAAACTTAGACCTATCAAAGGCTTCTAAATTTCAATTAGCTATCATAGGTTGGCGCTATTTTGTAACCACCAATGCGATTGATTAG
- a CDS encoding Rieske 2Fe-2S domain-containing protein has translation MERKAFLKTLGAGAAFAIAFPCLHGCSSDSGSGEVEEGEGGGLEAPTGIDFTIDLNSSEASNLSTNGGFIIANSIVVARNLEGVFVAGSQVCSHEANKKVTFISDSGGIFSCSEHGARFDQTGQPLNSITTSRLLVYNTEELSNNMLRVFG, from the coding sequence ATGGAAAGAAAAGCATTTTTAAAAACATTAGGAGCAGGAGCTGCATTTGCAATAGCATTCCCATGTTTGCACGGTTGTTCGTCTGATTCAGGTAGTGGAGAGGTAGAAGAAGGTGAAGGAGGCGGTTTAGAGGCCCCTACAGGTATTGATTTTACAATAGATTTAAACTCATCAGAAGCTTCTAATTTATCAACAAACGGAGGTTTTATTATAGCAAATAGTATAGTTGTTGCTCGTAATTTAGAAGGTGTTTTTGTAGCGGGTAGCCAAGTATGTAGTCATGAAGCAAATAAAAAAGTTACTTTTATATCTGATAGTGGCGGTATTTTCAGCTGTAGTGAACATGGAGCTCGTTTTGATCAAACAGGTCAGCCTTTAAATTCGATAACAACTAGTAGATTGTTAGTGTATAATACAGAAGAGCTAAGTAATAATATGCTTAGAGTTTTTGGATAA